One Panicum virgatum strain AP13 chromosome 3N, P.virgatum_v5, whole genome shotgun sequence DNA segment encodes these proteins:
- the LOC120665767 gene encoding nicotinamide adenine dinucleotide transporter 1, chloroplastic-like has translation MPGDAATSPAPPPSSASSSSHSQHHHHHGPASARGLLCHAVAGASAGVVAATFVCPLDVIKTRFQVHGCPKLATGTIGGSVIIGTLQQIAQREGFRGMYRGLSPTILALLPNWAVYFTVYEQLKSLLSSNDGSHQLSLGANVVAASCAGAATSIATNPLWVVKTRFQTQGIRAGPILYKGTLAALRRIAHEEGIRGLYSGLVPALVGVSHVAIQFPAYEKIKAYLAERDNTTVEALSFGDVAVASSLAKVAASTMTYPHEVVRSRLQDQGAHSDARYKGVIDCIRKVYYKEGVAGFYRGCATNLFRTTPAAVITFTSFEMIHRFLLDLLPPAPGPHIQPLKH, from the exons ATGCCGGGCGACGCTGCGAcctcaccggcgccgccgccttcgtcagcgtcctcgtcctcgcactcgcagcaccaccaccatcacGGCCCCGCATCCGCCCGCGGGCTCCTGTGtcacgccgtcgccggcgcctccgctg GTGTGGTGGCGGCGACGTTCGTGTGCCCGCTCGATGTCATCAAGACGAGGTTCCAGGTGCACGGCTGTCCCAAGCTAGCCACAGGCACAATTGGAG GTAGTGTAATTATTGGGACCTTACAACAGATTGCGCAACGGGAAGGTTTTCGGGGAATGTATCGTGGCCTCTCCCCGACTATTCTGGCGCTATTGCCAAACTGGGCG GTCTATTTTACTGTATATGAGCAACTCAAAAGCCTACTTTCTTCCAATG ATGGAAGTCACCAACTCTCTTTAGGGGCGAATGTTGTTGCTGCATCATGTGCAGGAGCTGCAACAAGTATTGCAACAAATCCACTTTGGGTTGTGAAGACAAGATTTCAG ACCCAAGGAATAAGAGCCGGGCCAATCCTGTATAAAGGTACTCTTGCTGCCTTGAGAAGAATAGCACATGAGGAGGGCATACGTGGACTATACAG TGGTCTGGTCCCTGCCTTGGTTGGTGTCAGTCATGTTGCTATTCAGTTCCCGGCATATGAGAAGATTAAAGCTTATCTGGCGGAGCGAG ATAATACAACTGTTGAAGCATTGAGTTTTGGTGATGTTGCTGTTGCTTCATCTCTGGCTAAAGTAGCTGCATCAACTATGACATATCCTCACGAG GTTGTTCGTTCAAGGCTGCAAGACCAGGGAGCACACTCGGATGCTAGATACAAAGGTGTAATAGACTGCATCAGAAAGGTTTATTACAAAGAGGGTGTGGCTGGCTTCTACCGTGGATGTGCCACAAATCTGTTCCGGACAACCCCTGCTGCAGTGATAACTTTCACCAGCTTTGAGATGATCCACAGGTTCCTCCTTGATCTACTCCCTCCTGCACCTGGACCGCACATCCAGCCACTGAAGCATTGA
- the LOC120665768 gene encoding exonuclease mut-7 homolog isoform X2 — translation MTLQKSSQMLAICTKRVKKLAEKGCWDIAEARAKKETKLVEYLVYLAMEAGYMEKVDELCQRYSLEGYVDSLVPEKVFCGSDYLDLKKLDVQEIVWVDEINGLLNATSCIEVCKIIGMDCEWRPNFEKNSKPSKVSIIQIASDKVAFIFDLIKLYEDDPKVLDSCFRRIMCSSNILKLGFDIQCDLHQLAQSYGELECFQSYEMLLDMQKLFKGVTGGLSGLSKEILGAGLNKTRRNSNWEQRPLSQKQKEYAALDAVVLVHIFHEHIRRQPQFGVSEGCKAEWKSHVVSRVNNARRPLRF, via the exons ATGACCTTACAGAAGAGTTCCCAGATGTTAGCTATTTGTACAAAGAGAG TAAAGAAGTTGGCTGAGAAAGGGTGCTGGGATATTGCTGAAGCGCGGGCCAAGAAGGAAACAAAACTCGTGGAATACCTG GTATATTTGGCCATGGAAGCTGGTTATATGGAGAAGGTTGATGAGCTTTGCCAGCGGTACTCCCTTGAAGGTTATGTCGATTCTTTGG TTCCAGAGAAGGTATTTTGCGGATCTGATTACTTAGATCTGAAGAAATTGGATGTACAAGAAATTGTCTGGGTCGATGAGATCAATGGGCTGCTTAATGCAACAAGTTGTATTGAAGTTTGTAAAATTATTGGCATGGATTGCGAGTGGAGAccaaattttgagaaaaatagCAAACCTAGTAAG GTCTCAATCATACAAATTGCATCAGATAAGGTAGCCTTCATATTTGATCTGATTAAGCTGTATGAAGATGACCCAAAAGTATTGGACAGCTGCTTCAGGCGAATTATGTGTTCATCTAATATACTAAAACTGG GTTTCGACATTCAATGTGATCTCCATCAGTTAGCTCAATCCTATGGTGAATTGGAATGTTTCCAGTCCTATGAAATGCTGCTTGATATGCAGAAGTTGTTTAAAGGGGTTACTGGTGGTCTCTCTGGATTGTCAAAG GAAATATTAGGAGCTGGTTTGAACAAGACACGGCGAAATAGCAACTGGGAGCAACGGCCACTGAGCCAAAAGCAG AAAGAGTATGCTGCTCTTGATGCTGTGGTCCTTGTGCACATATTCCATGAACACATCCGGAGGCAACCACAGTTTGGTGTGTCTGAGGGATGCAAAGCCGAATGGAAGTCTCACGTT GTTTCCCGAGTGAACAATGCGCGTAGGCCATTGCGTTTCTAG
- the LOC120665768 gene encoding exonuclease mut-7 homolog isoform X1 translates to MGRFEEVTQEGPGTNQHNDERSICLHAFSDLSHVPPATFICLLKDCYVYGTNKATSKFKILLQLVKVALHNAPQPGPFTYAVQCMYIVPLLGKTYSEGFSHMLTASLKHLKSVESVQKDFFEAKYLAAQLVLDILDSVVSHENRILVKLLETFEIGLRDMAHALYGSELDDDLVKARKHLRQYVKCFTESESNATAVALITRFSIQCCDESFLIKLIESNQLDIAEEFATFMGKEMISLIIQKFLDMKMLKSANKLVKEHDLTEEFPDVSYLYKESLVKKLAEKGCWDIAEARAKKETKLVEYLVYLAMEAGYMEKVDELCQRYSLEGYVDSLVPEKVFCGSDYLDLKKLDVQEIVWVDEINGLLNATSCIEVCKIIGMDCEWRPNFEKNSKPSKVSIIQIASDKVAFIFDLIKLYEDDPKVLDSCFRRIMCSSNILKLGFDIQCDLHQLAQSYGELECFQSYEMLLDMQKLFKGVTGGLSGLSKEILGAGLNKTRRNSNWEQRPLSQKQKEYAALDAVVLVHIFHEHIRRQPQFGVSEGCKAEWKSHVVSRVNNARRPLRF, encoded by the exons ATGGGTCGTTTCGAAGAAGTTACTCAGGAAGGCCCTGGAACCAATCAGCACAATGATGAGCGCTCCATATGCTTGCACGCCTTTTCTGATCTATCGCACGTTCCTCCAGCCACTTTCATTTGTCTCTTAAAAGACTGCTATGTATACG GTACCAACAAAGCAACCTCAAAGTTTAAGATCCTTCTGCAGCTGGTAAAAGTGGCATTGCATAATGCGCCACAGCCAGGGCCATTTACATATGCTGTCCAGTGTATGTATATTGTGCCACTGCTGGGGAAAACTTATTCTGAAGGGTTCAGCCATATGTTGACAGCTTCTTTAAAGCACTTGAAATCTGTTGAATCCGTACAGAAAGATTTTTTTGAGGCAAAGTACCTTGCTGCACAACTTGTTCTCGATATCCTTGATTCTGTTGTATCCCATGAGAACCGCATATTGGTTAAGCTTCTTGAGACATTTGAAATTGGGTTGAGAGATATGGCTCATGCTTTGTATGGTTCAGAGTTGGATGATGATCTAGTGAAAGCAAGGAAACATCTAAGACAGTATGTAAAATGTTTTACGGAATCAGAATCCAATGCAACCGCTGTGGCTCTGATAACACGGTTTTCTATCCAATGCTGTGATGAGTCCTTTCTCATAAAATTGATTGAAAGCAATCAATTAGATATTGCTGAGGAGTTTGCTACTTTCATGGGCAAGGAAATGATATCTTTGATCATTCAAAAATTTCTAGATATGAAAATGCTAAAGAGTGCGAACAAGTTGGTGAAAGAACATGACCTTACAGAAGAGTTCCCAGATGTTAGCTATTTGTACAAAGAGAG TTTAGTAAAGAAGTTGGCTGAGAAAGGGTGCTGGGATATTGCTGAAGCGCGGGCCAAGAAGGAAACAAAACTCGTGGAATACCTG GTATATTTGGCCATGGAAGCTGGTTATATGGAGAAGGTTGATGAGCTTTGCCAGCGGTACTCCCTTGAAGGTTATGTCGATTCTTTGG TTCCAGAGAAGGTATTTTGCGGATCTGATTACTTAGATCTGAAGAAATTGGATGTACAAGAAATTGTCTGGGTCGATGAGATCAATGGGCTGCTTAATGCAACAAGTTGTATTGAAGTTTGTAAAATTATTGGCATGGATTGCGAGTGGAGAccaaattttgagaaaaatagCAAACCTAGTAAG GTCTCAATCATACAAATTGCATCAGATAAGGTAGCCTTCATATTTGATCTGATTAAGCTGTATGAAGATGACCCAAAAGTATTGGACAGCTGCTTCAGGCGAATTATGTGTTCATCTAATATACTAAAACTGG GTTTCGACATTCAATGTGATCTCCATCAGTTAGCTCAATCCTATGGTGAATTGGAATGTTTCCAGTCCTATGAAATGCTGCTTGATATGCAGAAGTTGTTTAAAGGGGTTACTGGTGGTCTCTCTGGATTGTCAAAG GAAATATTAGGAGCTGGTTTGAACAAGACACGGCGAAATAGCAACTGGGAGCAACGGCCACTGAGCCAAAAGCAG AAAGAGTATGCTGCTCTTGATGCTGTGGTCCTTGTGCACATATTCCATGAACACATCCGGAGGCAACCACAGTTTGGTGTGTCTGAGGGATGCAAAGCCGAATGGAAGTCTCACGTT GTTTCCCGAGTGAACAATGCGCGTAGGCCATTGCGTTTCTAG